Proteins co-encoded in one uncultured Bacteroides sp. genomic window:
- a CDS encoding TMEM175 family protein: MDKNRLEAFSDGVMSIIITIMVLEFKMPKSTSWESLWQIWPVFVSYALSFFFVGLNWSSHHHLFYLASKVNNKILWANLLGLFCLSFTPFATAWMGENAFKSTTVTFYAIVLTLSVISYLILVHQLRSLHGYDSKFSKAFKGYFKIYLTIALNLSAALIAFIGLPKIAFILLFLISLMWFIPNHRFESHHTANS, encoded by the coding sequence ATGGATAAAAATCGCTTGGAAGCCTTTTCTGATGGAGTTATGTCTATTATTATCACCATTATGGTATTGGAATTTAAAATGCCCAAAAGTACCAGTTGGGAATCGTTATGGCAAATTTGGCCCGTCTTTGTCAGCTATGCACTTAGTTTCTTTTTTGTAGGTCTTAATTGGAGCAGTCATCACCATTTATTTTATTTGGCAAGCAAGGTAAACAATAAAATACTTTGGGCAAATTTGCTTGGTCTGTTTTGTTTGTCATTTACACCATTCGCTACAGCATGGATGGGAGAAAATGCCTTCAAAAGTACAACTGTTACATTTTATGCCATAGTACTGACGCTTAGCGTTATCTCTTATTTGATTTTAGTGCATCAATTGCGCTCTTTGCATGGATACGATTCTAAATTTTCAAAGGCTTTTAAAGGTTATTTCAAGATTTATTTAACCATTGCTCTCAATTTATCAGCAGCTTTAATTGCATTTATTGGCTTACCTAAAATTGCTTTTATTTTATTGTTTTTGATTTCTTTAATGTGGTTTATTCCCAATCATAGGTTTGAGAGCCATCACACAGCAAATTCATAA
- a CDS encoding flavodoxin: protein MNTENKNILIAYYSRSGNNYVGGSITHLPVGNTEVIAKMIQEMAGGDLFKIETVDSYPEDYTQATDIAQRELRMNARPELSTHLENIDKYDIIFIGYPNWWGTMPMPVFTFFEEYDLSGKVIIPFCTHEGSGLSRSVKDIEKLNPDSDVFQALAIRGGSVKSPSSRKSVETWLKDNDVL, encoded by the coding sequence ATGAATACAGAGAATAAAAACATTTTAATTGCATATTATTCACGATCAGGCAATAATTATGTTGGGGGATCAATTACCCACCTGCCTGTTGGTAATACGGAAGTGATAGCCAAGATGATTCAGGAAATGGCTGGTGGTGATCTTTTTAAGATAGAGACAGTAGATTCTTATCCTGAAGATTATACTCAGGCTACGGATATTGCCCAAAGAGAACTGCGTATGAATGCCCGACCAGAGTTATCAACTCACCTTGAAAATATAGATAAATATGATATTATATTTATTGGATATCCCAATTGGTGGGGAACAATGCCTATGCCGGTTTTCACTTTCTTTGAAGAATATGACTTATCAGGAAAAGTTATTATTCCATTTTGCACTCACGAGGGCAGTGGATTATCAAGAAGTGTAAAGGACATTGAAAAACTTAATCCGGATTCAGACGTATTTCAGGCATTGGCTATAAGAGGAGGAAGTGTAAAGTCTCCATCTTCTAGAAAAAGCGTGGAAACATGGTTAAAGGATAATGATGTTTTATAA
- a CDS encoding aldo/keto reductase gives MQKIILNNGVEMPILGFGVYQVTDAEECENSVFDAITAGYRSIDTAAAYGNEEAVGKAIKRSGVAREKLFITTKLWIQDAGYESTKKAFDKSLNNLQLDYLDLYLIHQPIGDVYGSWQAMEELYHEGKIKAIGVSNFPPDRLMDLMLHNEVVPAVNQIETHPFCQQIGTAKFLKENNVQIESWGPFAEGRNNIFKNELLISIAKKYEKSVAQIILRWLTQRGIVVIPKSTHKERIVENFNIFDFELAQEDMDAIVALDMKSSSFLDHRDPEIVKWLSNARF, from the coding sequence ATGCAAAAAATAATATTAAATAATGGTGTAGAAATGCCCATTTTAGGATTTGGCGTTTATCAGGTTACTGATGCCGAAGAATGTGAAAATAGTGTTTTTGATGCGATAACTGCCGGTTATCGTTCAATTGATACTGCTGCTGCTTATGGAAATGAAGAAGCAGTTGGCAAAGCAATCAAAAGAAGTGGTGTGGCAAGAGAAAAGTTGTTTATCACTACAAAGCTTTGGATTCAAGATGCTGGTTACGAAAGCACAAAGAAAGCTTTTGATAAATCTTTAAATAATTTGCAGTTAGATTATCTGGATCTGTATTTGATTCACCAACCCATTGGAGATGTTTATGGTTCCTGGCAAGCTATGGAAGAGCTTTATCACGAAGGTAAAATCAAAGCAATAGGTGTCAGCAACTTTCCACCTGATCGTTTAATGGACTTGATGCTTCATAATGAAGTGGTTCCTGCTGTAAATCAAATTGAGACACATCCTTTCTGTCAGCAAATAGGAACAGCTAAATTCTTAAAAGAGAATAATGTTCAGATTGAATCATGGGGACCGTTTGCTGAAGGCAGAAATAATATCTTCAAAAATGAATTACTGATTTCGATTGCAAAGAAATACGAAAAGAGTGTTGCACAGATAATTCTGCGTTGGTTAACACAAAGAGGAATTGTTGTTATCCCAAAATCTACCCACAAAGAGAGAATTGTCGAGAACTTCAATATTTTCGATTTTGAACTAGCTCAGGAAGATATGGATGCTATTGTAGCACTTGATATGAAGAGTAGTAGTTTCTTAGATCATCGTGATCCGGAAATTGTGAAATGGTTAAGTAACGCAAGATTTTAA
- a CDS encoding iron-containing alcohol dehydrogenase encodes MKDFTFYNPTRIEFGTGKEKNIGKYISEYGVSKVLIVYGSDRIKKSGLFDTIAKSLTDNGIDFEELGGVQSNPLLSKVYEGIELAKVKGIEAVLAVGGGSVLDSSKSIAAGATYEGDVWDFFTYKAVPNKALKIFDIMTLAATGSEMNNYAVVTKDETKEKFSLAGAATFPTVSVINPELQTTVTKEYLVYSAADIFAHSLDMYLSATYLPEFIAGYVENILKTVMRTTEILLADAGNLEARGEFAWAATQALNFTTFCGIENNRFDTHFIEHTLSAEYNIAHGAGLSIIVPAWMKWQKNLLPKRFERFAKNMFNVEGADAGIEALKQWYVKIGTPVTLKEGNIPEEDIPVLVEKLSVVANMWGAEDFYTKEMIRTVLENAR; translated from the coding sequence ATGAAAGATTTCACATTTTACAATCCTACCCGAATAGAATTCGGAACAGGAAAAGAGAAGAATATAGGGAAATACATTAGTGAATATGGTGTATCAAAAGTATTAATCGTTTATGGTTCAGATCGAATAAAGAAAAGCGGTTTGTTTGATACTATTGCAAAATCTCTGACCGATAACGGAATAGATTTTGAAGAGTTAGGTGGCGTGCAAAGCAATCCACTGTTAAGCAAGGTATATGAAGGTATTGAATTAGCCAAGGTTAAAGGTATTGAAGCTGTACTGGCTGTTGGTGGTGGTTCTGTACTGGATTCATCAAAATCTATTGCAGCAGGAGCCACATACGAAGGGGATGTTTGGGATTTCTTTACTTATAAAGCTGTTCCCAACAAGGCTTTGAAGATTTTCGACATTATGACACTTGCGGCAACTGGTAGCGAGATGAACAATTATGCAGTAGTAACCAAAGACGAGACTAAAGAAAAGTTTAGCTTGGCTGGTGCGGCTACATTCCCTACCGTTTCGGTAATAAACCCTGAACTGCAAACTACTGTTACCAAAGAATATCTGGTTTATTCGGCAGCTGATATTTTTGCACATAGTTTAGATATGTACTTATCAGCCACCTATTTGCCCGAATTCATTGCCGGATACGTTGAAAATATCCTGAAAACAGTAATGAGAACCACTGAAATTCTGCTGGCAGATGCAGGTAACCTTGAGGCAAGAGGCGAATTTGCCTGGGCGGCCACACAAGCTTTGAACTTCACCACTTTTTGTGGCATAGAAAACAACCGGTTCGACACACATTTTATAGAACATACATTGTCGGCTGAGTATAATATTGCACACGGAGCAGGTTTGTCAATCATAGTTCCTGCATGGATGAAATGGCAAAAGAACTTGCTTCCGAAACGTTTCGAACGTTTTGCTAAAAATATGTTCAATGTTGAAGGAGCCGATGCCGGTATAGAAGCATTAAAACAATGGTATGTAAAAATAGGAACACCGGTAACATTAAAAGAAGGGAATATTCCGGAAGAAGACATTCCTGTATTAGTTGAAAAATTATCTGTTGTTGCCAATATGTGGGGAGCAGAAGATTTTTATACCAAAGAGATGATTAGAACAGTACTGGAAAATGCTAGATAA
- a CDS encoding flavodoxin, with protein sequence MKTKHFFIALAALLLSSMGMQAQSASTAKKILVVYFSHSGNTREVANQIKDLTGGDIFEILPVKTYPRDYQACVDQAKKEINAKYKPVLKTKVKNISSYDIIFVGSPCWWSTMAPPVATFLSSYDLSGKTIVPFMTHEGSEMGRTVSDIKKLCPKSTVTEGLAIRGSRVKESKGNVMKWLREKKIVK encoded by the coding sequence ATGAAAACAAAACATTTTTTTATTGCTCTAGCTGCATTGCTACTTTCAAGTATGGGTATGCAGGCACAGTCTGCATCAACTGCAAAAAAGATTCTGGTGGTTTATTTTTCTCATAGCGGAAATACCAGAGAAGTAGCCAATCAGATAAAGGATCTTACTGGTGGAGATATTTTTGAGATTCTGCCGGTAAAGACATATCCAAGAGATTATCAGGCATGTGTAGACCAGGCAAAGAAAGAAATTAATGCTAAATACAAGCCTGTTCTAAAAACAAAGGTAAAGAATATTAGCTCGTATGACATCATATTTGTGGGTTCTCCTTGTTGGTGGAGCACAATGGCACCACCTGTTGCAACATTTTTGTCGAGCTATGACCTGTCGGGAAAAACCATTGTACCGTTTATGACACACGAAGGAAGCGAAATGGGACGCACCGTTTCGGACATAAAGAAACTTTGTCCTAAATCGACGGTTACAGAAGGGCTTGCAATCAGAGGAAGTCGTGTAAAAGAATCAAAAGGCAATGTTATGAAATGGTTGCGTGAAAAGAAAATTGTAAAGTGA
- a CDS encoding aldo/keto reductase encodes MKYKELAKTGEKLSAVGLGCMGMSAAYGTPDDTESLSTLQYALDFGINFWDTADIYANGVNEELISKVLVPNRDKIFIATKFGFRLRGGDGNAFVGGEAYIDASPKWIKQAVENSLKRLKIETIDLYYAHRVDPNIPIEETVGAMAELVKEGKIRYLGLSECTAEDLRKAYAIHPITALQSEYSLLSRDVEKEILPLTKELGMTFVPFAPLSRGLIANKLDVNSLASTDFRANLPRYQGEYLDNNQKLSAAFAELAESKSCSPAQLAIAWVMAQSDNIIPIPGTKRRKYLEENAGAVDVELKKEDFETIEGLLKKYPNIGPRYSARENKFVDKK; translated from the coding sequence ATGAAATATAAAGAATTAGCAAAAACAGGAGAAAAACTATCAGCTGTGGGATTAGGTTGCATGGGAATGAGTGCAGCCTATGGCACACCAGACGATACTGAGAGTCTCTCAACTCTACAATATGCATTAGATTTTGGAATTAACTTCTGGGATACTGCAGATATCTATGCTAACGGTGTTAATGAGGAATTGATTTCCAAAGTTCTTGTGCCAAACCGTGATAAAATTTTTATTGCTACCAAGTTTGGATTCCGATTAAGAGGTGGTGACGGAAATGCTTTTGTGGGAGGAGAAGCTTATATTGATGCATCACCTAAATGGATAAAACAAGCTGTTGAGAATAGTTTGAAACGATTGAAAATAGAAACAATCGATCTTTATTATGCTCACCGGGTAGATCCGAATATTCCGATTGAAGAAACAGTGGGCGCAATGGCCGAACTGGTAAAAGAAGGAAAAATACGTTATCTGGGATTAAGTGAATGCACTGCAGAAGATTTAAGAAAAGCATATGCCATACATCCTATTACAGCTTTACAGAGCGAATATTCATTACTCTCTCGTGATGTGGAAAAGGAGATTCTGCCTCTGACAAAAGAGTTGGGAATGACTTTCGTTCCATTTGCTCCACTTAGTCGTGGATTGATCGCCAATAAGCTGGATGTCAACTCACTGGCTTCAACCGACTTTCGTGCAAATCTCCCCAGATATCAGGGTGAATATCTGGACAATAACCAGAAACTGTCTGCAGCATTCGCTGAATTAGCAGAAAGCAAAAGCTGTTCACCAGCTCAGTTGGCTATTGCCTGGGTAATGGCACAAAGTGACAATATTATCCCTATTCCAGGAACAAAAAGAAGAAAGTATCTGGAAGAAAATGCAGGAGCTGTAGATGTCGAATTGAAAAAGGAAGATTTTGAAACAATAGAAGGTTTATTAAAGAAGTATCCTAATATAGGTCCTCGTTATAGTGCCCGTGAAAATAAATTCGTAGATAAAAAATAG
- a CDS encoding transporter, whose product MKLIRFIKNWTLPISMFTGAIGYFIYVNIPFLEPTKPFVNDLVRILQPTLIFLMLFITFCKVNPHDLRPHRMHLWIAFIQIGFFCLLGLPLILFPDTEFRVVLEGAMICMITPTATAAAVVTGKLGGNTQSLVSYTIIINMVSAIIIPLVLPMVHSNPSFTFLSSFLLILRKVFPLLIFPFLAAWAVRAFLPKLHNKLIGCKDLAFYLWAVALAIAIAVTVRSVVHSDVNPIYEAGIAIASLICCIGQFAIGKKIGLHYNDCIGGGQSLGQKNTVFSIWLGATFLSPVTSIAGGFYSIWHNLFNSYQLYKKRKEDETELIMSEDAETELIGVKVNIPHDKI is encoded by the coding sequence ATGAAACTGATACGATTTATCAAAAACTGGACGCTTCCTATCTCAATGTTCACAGGCGCCATCGGCTACTTTATTTATGTGAACATACCCTTTCTGGAACCGACTAAACCGTTTGTCAACGACCTCGTTAGAATTCTTCAGCCTACACTGATTTTTCTAATGCTCTTCATCACCTTCTGCAAGGTCAATCCACATGATCTGCGTCCGCATCGTATGCATTTGTGGATAGCGTTTATTCAGATAGGTTTCTTTTGTCTGCTAGGCTTACCACTTATTCTATTTCCTGATACTGAATTTCGTGTTGTACTTGAAGGTGCGATGATCTGTATGATTACACCTACCGCCACAGCAGCAGCTGTGGTTACAGGTAAACTTGGAGGAAATACCCAGTCACTGGTCAGTTACACCATCATTATCAATATGGTTTCGGCCATTATCATTCCTTTGGTGTTACCAATGGTTCATTCCAATCCGTCATTTACGTTTCTGTCATCCTTCCTGCTCATTCTGCGCAAAGTGTTTCCGTTGCTCATCTTCCCGTTCCTGGCAGCGTGGGCAGTTCGTGCGTTCCTTCCCAAATTACACAACAAGTTGATTGGTTGCAAAGACTTGGCATTCTACCTGTGGGCAGTTGCCTTGGCTATAGCCATTGCCGTTACTGTTCGAAGTGTGGTGCATAGTGATGTAAATCCTATATACGAGGCTGGTATAGCTATAGCATCACTTATCTGCTGTATAGGCCAGTTTGCCATTGGTAAAAAGATTGGCTTACATTATAATGACTGCATAGGTGGTGGACAAAGTTTGGGACAGAAAAACACTGTGTTTTCCATCTGGCTGGGTGCTACCTTTCTGAGTCCTGTTACTTCCATAGCTGGTGGTTTTTACAGCATCTGGCATAATTTGTTTAATTCCTACCAACTTTACAAGAAACGCAAGGAGGATGAAACTGAATTAATTATGAGTGAAGATGCTGAAACGGAACTAATCGGAGTTAAAGTAAATATTCCCCATGATAAAATATGA
- a CDS encoding LysR substrate-binding domain-containing protein produces the protein MEIRQLKYFIKSAELLNFTEAAKASSIAESTLSQQIKQLETELNILLFKRVKKHIELTEAGEMLLPYARRTVADSEDAAQRMNDLQNLHTGTLRIGGTFSLCSLLTDTLLKFSQKYPNIKVTVECQTANKLLKHLKEHKLDLALCFESPLSIESIESEYLFDSPLCVILHRHHSLAAMKEIPLQMLRNYPLALTTKEMHARAILDNYLVMNKQKLEPQMELNDINILFQLIKTKHWTSLLPMSTIINEKELKAVPLAEKELKMQAALMWLKDNYQKKAVTEFTQMLLKKLKG, from the coding sequence ATGGAGATAAGGCAGTTAAAGTACTTTATAAAATCGGCTGAATTACTAAACTTTACCGAGGCAGCAAAGGCATCGAGTATTGCGGAAAGCACGCTTTCTCAACAAATAAAGCAGCTGGAAACAGAGCTGAATATATTGCTTTTCAAGCGGGTAAAGAAACACATAGAACTAACGGAAGCGGGTGAAATGTTGTTGCCTTACGCACGTAGAACTGTGGCGGATTCAGAGGATGCAGCACAACGGATGAACGATTTACAAAACCTGCACACGGGTACGCTACGGATTGGTGGAACATTCAGCCTCTGTTCACTACTTACAGACACGCTGCTGAAATTCTCGCAAAAATATCCCAATATAAAAGTCACGGTAGAATGCCAGACTGCCAACAAACTGTTGAAACATTTAAAAGAACATAAACTAGATTTGGCACTCTGCTTTGAATCGCCTCTGTCAATAGAATCCATAGAAAGCGAGTATCTGTTTGACTCGCCGCTATGCGTGATACTGCACCGACATCATTCACTGGCGGCAATGAAGGAAATACCACTGCAAATGTTACGTAATTATCCACTGGCACTTACAACCAAAGAGATGCACGCACGGGCTATCCTGGATAATTACCTGGTAATGAACAAACAGAAGCTGGAACCGCAGATGGAACTGAACGATATTAATATTCTGTTCCAACTCATCAAGACCAAACACTGGACTTCCCTCCTACCAATGTCAACCATTATAAACGAGAAAGAACTGAAGGCAGTGCCACTGGCAGAAAAGGAATTGAAAATGCAGGCTGCCTTAATGTGGCTAAAAGATAATTACCAGAAAAAAGCTGTAACGGAGTTCACACAGATGCTATTGAAAAAGCTGAAAGGATAA
- a CDS encoding AraC family transcriptional regulator produces the protein MGSCSDVITYNYMDMFFCCHVDNAKLCENMITNHTLVYICSGEMILQTKDKQVVFKKGDSVFLKRNHLIQKTKKPSSNGEPFKGLFLELRMSFLKSIATDPSFKIPVTSSSIPDNTLHVMLPKHPFLDGLFLSLEQYFKVQQYPSKELMDTKLKEAVSVLLQLKPELGKVLFDFIDNWKIDLADFMNANYKSDLSVEEFAHYTGRSLTSFKRDFASYFNETPNRWLIKKRLEEAKHLLDDKKYKPSDVYLKVGFKNLSHFSTAFKKEYGYPPSTII, from the coding sequence ATGGGTAGTTGCTCAGACGTCATCACATATAACTATATGGATATGTTTTTTTGTTGTCATGTTGATAACGCCAAGTTGTGCGAAAATATGATAACCAATCATACGCTAGTCTATATATGCTCTGGTGAAATGATATTGCAAACAAAAGACAAACAAGTAGTTTTTAAAAAAGGGGATTCTGTTTTTTTAAAGCGTAATCATCTTATACAAAAAACAAAAAAACCGAGTAGCAACGGCGAGCCTTTTAAAGGGCTTTTTCTTGAGTTAAGAATGTCATTTCTAAAATCTATTGCGACAGATCCTTCATTCAAAATTCCAGTTACAAGTTCTTCCATACCAGATAATACCCTTCATGTAATGCTGCCAAAGCATCCGTTTCTCGACGGATTATTTCTATCTCTGGAACAATACTTTAAAGTACAGCAATATCCATCTAAAGAATTGATGGATACCAAGCTAAAAGAAGCGGTTTCGGTTTTATTACAGCTAAAGCCCGAACTAGGAAAAGTATTATTTGATTTTATAGATAATTGGAAAATAGATTTGGCTGATTTTATGAATGCAAATTATAAAAGCGATTTATCTGTTGAAGAGTTTGCCCATTACACCGGCAGAAGCCTAACCTCATTTAAGCGCGATTTTGCAAGTTATTTTAATGAGACACCAAACAGATGGCTTATAAAAAAGCGACTTGAAGAAGCTAAACACTTACTTGACGATAAAAAATACAAACCTTCAGATGTATATTTAAAAGTAGGTTTTAAAAATTTATCTCACTTCTCCACTGCGTTCAAGAAAGAATATGGATATCCTCCTTCCACGATTATTTAA
- a CDS encoding iron-containing alcohol dehydrogenase codes for MQNSIFNQFIPTKLILGQGAIQKLGTEKLPGKKALVVISSGTSMRKFGYLDKVLNALSLNGAEAIVYDKVLPNPIKEHVMEAADICRREQCDFVIGLGGGSSIDSAKSIALMACNEGDYWDYIIGGTGKSKEAIGGALPIIAIPTTAGTGTEIDPTTVITHNNEKIGYAIPALFPVLAIVDPELMTSVPSHLTAYQGFDAFFHAAEGYIANIATPISELYSLKSIGLLYKSLPKAVANGNDIEARTDVALASTLSGMVEATSRCTSEHSLEHAISAFYPALPHGAGLIAISLAYFSSFINDVPERFMKMAEAMTGEKSNDPKDFIQLLAPMQKACGVSNIKLSEYGITENDLPKFVKNARETMGRLFSFDPRPLSDEDILAIYTDSYK; via the coding sequence ATGCAAAATTCAATTTTTAATCAGTTCATTCCTACCAAACTAATTTTGGGACAAGGTGCAATCCAAAAATTAGGAACAGAAAAACTTCCTGGTAAAAAAGCTCTTGTTGTTATCTCAAGTGGAACTTCCATGCGCAAATTTGGCTATCTGGACAAAGTACTTAATGCGCTTTCATTGAATGGAGCCGAAGCAATTGTATATGACAAAGTTCTTCCTAATCCTATCAAGGAACACGTAATGGAAGCTGCAGATATATGCAGACGCGAGCAATGCGATTTTGTTATTGGTTTAGGAGGTGGAAGTTCTATTGATTCAGCTAAATCCATTGCATTGATGGCTTGTAACGAAGGTGACTATTGGGACTACATTATTGGTGGAACAGGCAAAAGTAAAGAAGCTATCGGTGGTGCGCTACCTATTATTGCTATTCCTACAACAGCTGGCACAGGCACTGAAATAGACCCAACGACAGTAATTACACACAACAACGAAAAAATAGGTTATGCCATTCCTGCTCTTTTCCCGGTTTTAGCTATTGTTGACCCTGAATTGATGACCTCTGTGCCTTCACACTTAACTGCTTATCAAGGTTTTGATGCTTTCTTTCACGCAGCAGAAGGATATATTGCCAATATAGCCACACCAATAAGCGAACTCTATTCTTTAAAAAGTATTGGTCTTCTTTATAAATCGCTGCCAAAAGCAGTTGCCAACGGCAATGATATTGAGGCACGCACTGATGTTGCACTTGCAAGTACCCTCTCAGGTATGGTAGAGGCAACATCTCGCTGTACTTCGGAACACTCATTAGAACACGCAATCAGTGCATTCTATCCCGCATTACCTCATGGAGCTGGACTAATTGCTATTTCACTGGCTTATTTCTCTTCATTTATTAATGATGTGCCTGAACGTTTCATGAAAATGGCAGAGGCTATGACTGGTGAAAAAAGTAATGATCCTAAAGACTTTATCCAACTGTTAGCTCCTATGCAGAAAGCTTGTGGCGTTTCTAACATTAAACTTTCTGAGTATGGAATTACCGAAAACGACTTACCTAAATTTGTAAAAAATGCAAGAGAAACAATGGGAAGGTTATTTAGTTTTGACCCCAGACCATTGAGTGATGAAGATATTTTGGCTATTTATACAGATTCTTATAAGTAA
- a CDS encoding Dabb family protein, whose translation MLKHVVMWKLEEEAEGKTKAENALWMKEHLEALVGIVPEIKSLEVGINVLDSDMAYDAVLISTFENKEALAAYKINPKHVEVSSYCKKIRKSRVVIDFYI comes from the coding sequence ATGCTGAAACATGTAGTTATGTGGAAATTAGAAGAAGAAGCTGAAGGTAAAACAAAAGCAGAAAATGCTCTTTGGATGAAAGAACATCTGGAAGCTTTAGTAGGAATAGTACCTGAAATTAAATCTTTAGAGGTGGGCATTAATGTTTTGGACAGTGATATGGCTTATGATGCTGTTCTTATTTCTACGTTTGAAAACAAAGAAGCCCTTGCAGCCTACAAAATAAATCCAAAGCATGTAGAGGTAAGTTCTTATTGCAAGAAAATACGTAAAAGCAGGGTTGTTATCGATTTCTATATATAA
- a CDS encoding glycoside hydrolase family 27 protein: protein MRSKLLLFATATMMAVSALKLSAQTSSFKEGEFKQWAQTPPMGWNSWDCYGSTVTESEVKANADYMAAKLKSYGWEYIVVDIRWFIENDKAGGYNEKDPIYVMDQYGRYLPALNRFPSAKDGKGFKYLADYIHSKGLKFGIHIMRGIPKEAVVKKLPIKGANGITADQIYTTDLQCQWLHDNYTIMADKPGAQEYYNSIFELYASWGVDFIKIDDLSRPYHLGEINLIRKAIDHCGRHIVLSTSPGETPIENAGHVRTHANMWRMVDDVWDTWPHITHLFDICQKWYPYIAPGTWPDCDMIPLGRISLRGERGADRMTRLSKDEQYTLMTLFTIFRSPLIFGGDLPSNDSFTLSLLTNKEVLKMHREGTKVRQLYQKDKKVAITSRNSKTGEVYLALFNLSDDKTPQKVSVNLADLGIKGKCFVTDMWTSKNVGTFSKEFSKLLNSHACGLYKLKIK, encoded by the coding sequence ATGAGAAGCAAATTATTACTCTTTGCAACTGCTACTATGATGGCTGTTTCTGCGCTAAAATTATCAGCCCAAACATCTTCGTTTAAAGAAGGGGAATTTAAACAGTGGGCACAAACTCCTCCCATGGGATGGAACAGCTGGGACTGTTACGGATCTACTGTAACTGAAAGCGAAGTTAAAGCCAATGCGGATTATATGGCCGCTAAGCTAAAAAGTTATGGATGGGAATATATTGTTGTTGATATTCGCTGGTTTATTGAAAACGATAAAGCCGGAGGATATAATGAAAAGGATCCTATTTATGTAATGGATCAGTATGGACGGTATTTACCGGCTCTAAATCGTTTTCCTTCAGCTAAAGATGGCAAAGGATTCAAATATTTAGCTGATTATATTCATTCTAAGGGTTTAAAATTCGGTATCCACATTATGCGCGGTATTCCCAAAGAAGCTGTTGTCAAAAAGCTACCAATAAAAGGAGCCAACGGTATTACTGCCGACCAGATTTATACTACCGATCTTCAATGCCAATGGTTGCATGATAACTATACTATTATGGCAGATAAACCGGGAGCTCAGGAATATTACAATTCAATTTTTGAACTCTATGCTTCGTGGGGAGTAGACTTTATCAAGATTGACGATTTATCACGTCCTTATCATCTAGGAGAAATAAATCTTATCCGTAAAGCGATTGATCATTGCGGACGTCACATTGTATTAAGCACTTCACCGGGAGAAACGCCAATTGAAAATGCCGGACATGTCCGTACTCATGCAAATATGTGGCGCATGGTTGACGACGTATGGGATACATGGCCTCACATTACTCATTTATTTGATATCTGCCAGAAGTGGTATCCATATATTGCTCCCGGAACATGGCCAGATTGTGATATGATTCCTTTGGGACGTATCTCTCTTCGTGGTGAAAGAGGTGCTGACCGTATGACTCGTTTATCTAAAGATGAACAATATACACTGATGACTCTGTTTACAATCTTCCGTTCTCCTCTGATTTTTGGTGGTGATCTTCCTAGTAATGACTCATTTACATTGTCTTTACTCACAAATAAGGAGGTATTGAAAATGCATCGTGAAGGCACAAAAGTTCGTCAACTTTATCAGAAAGACAAAAAAGTTGCTATTACATCCAGAAATTCCAAAACTGGTGAAGTTTATCTGGCTCTGTTCAACTTGTCGGATGACAAGACTCCTCAGAAAGTAAGTGTAAATCTTGCGGACCTGGGTATTAAAGGCAAATGTTTTGTAACTGATATGTGGACAAGCAAGAACGTGGGAACTTTCTCCAAAGAATTCTCTAAATTACTCAACAGTCATGCCTGCGGTTTATATAAACTAAAAATTAAATAA